The following coding sequences are from one Nicotiana tomentosiformis chromosome 3, ASM39032v3, whole genome shotgun sequence window:
- the LOC104099528 gene encoding pentatricopeptide repeat-containing protein At5g61800 yields MVQIRYKQSSLLIFTLKQQCKTISQIQQVHAQAITNGHLSSFHSTLILTQILHSFTSLLSSLPLQPNTHHYATRYFTSIFSRIENPSTFCYNTIIRAHTLLFSPNTSFLYFLKMHRNSVPPDSHTFPFVLKACALLNSLSLGKTLHSQALKFGFLADVFVCNNLVRVYTVSGNTSDAHKVFDESCCRDVVTYNLIIDGYVKAGEMDKARVVFDEMPERDAVSWGTLLAGYAKLNQCKEAIELFDQMVSLNVKFDNVALVSVLSACAQLGELEKGKTIHDYIKKKGIHIDSYLCTGLVDLYAKCGCIEIAREIFETSWEKKMFTWNAMLVGLAMHGHGQLLFDYFSRMVEGGVRPDGVTFLALLVGCNHAGLVQEARRFFGEMEEVYGVRRELKHYGCMADLLARAGLIKEAMEMIEAMPMAGDVFVWGGLLGGCRIHGHVELAVKAAENVMEVKPEDGGVYSILANVFADAGRWDDLVNVRRRRDCAQIKKSAGCSLIQLNGMIHEFISWDDLHPQSNEIYSVLNCLQLNLKHSIASRF; encoded by the coding sequence ATGGTTCAAATAAGGTACAAACAATCATCGTTGTTGATATTTACACTAAAGCAACAATGCAAGACCATTTCACAAATTCAACAAGTCCATGCTCAAGCCATTACCAATGGCCACCTCTCTTCTTTTCACTCTACTCTTATCCTCACTCAAATCCTTCATTCTTTCACTTCCCTtctctcttctcttcctttacaACCCAACACACATCACTATGCCACTCGTTATTTCACCTCCATTTTCAGCCGCATTGAAAACCCATCAACTTTCTGTTACAATACTATCATTCGAGCCCACACCCTTCTCTTTTCCCCAAATACCTCTTTTTTATATTTCCTCAAAATGCACCGAAATTCGGTCCCACCAGATTCCCATACTTTCCCTTTTGTTCTCAAAGCTTGTGCTTTACTGAATTCTCTGTCCCTAGGCAAGACCCTTCATTCTCAAGCCTTGAAATTTGGGTTTTTAGCTGACGTTTTCGTGTGTAATAATCTTGTTCGTGTGTATACCGTCAGTGGTAATACTAGTGACGCCCATAAGGTGTTTGATGAAAGTTGTTGTAGAGATGTTGTTACTTATAATTTAATCATTGATGGGTATGTTAAAGCGGGTGAGATGGACAAAGCGAGGGTAGTGTTCGACGAAATGCCTGAAAGAGATGCAGTTTCTTGGGGCACCCTTTTGGCTGGATATGCAAAATTGAACCAGTGTAAAGAGGCTATTGAGCTGTTCGATCAAATGGTTTCGCTAAATGTAAAATTTGATAACGTTGCGTTGGTTTCTGTTCTCTCAGCTTGTGCACAACTGGGGGAACTAGAAAAGGGAAAGACCATACATGATTATATTAAAAAGAAGGGGATTCACATAGATTCATATTTGTGTACTGGATTGGTAGATCTATATGCCAAATGCGGCTGCATTGAGATTGCTAGGGAGATATTTGAGACAAGTTGGGAGAAGAAAATGTTTACATGGAATGCTATGCTAGTTGGATTAGCCATGCATGGTCATGGCCAGTTATTGTTTGATTACTTCTCAAGAATGGTGGAAGGTGGTGTTAGGCCTGATGGGGTAACGTTTTTGGCACTGTTGGTAGGATGTAATCATGCAGGTCTTGTTCAGGAAGCTAGAAGGTTCTTTGGAGAAATGGAAGAGGTTTATGGTGTTCGTCGAGAACTAAAACATTATGGGTGTATGGCGGATTTGCTGGCACGTGCAGGGTTGATTAAAGAAGCTATGGAGATGATAGAGGCAATGCCAATGGCTGGTGATGTGTTTGTGTGGGGTGGTTTGCTTGGTGGGTGTAGGATACATGGGCACGTTGAGCTTGCTGTTAAAGCTGCTGAAAATGTGATGGAGGTGAAACCGGAAGATGGTGGGGTTTATTCAATCTTGGCAAATGTGTTTGCAGATGCTGGCCGTTGGGATGACTTGGTCAATGTAAGGAGAAGAAGAGATTGTGCACAGATCAAGAAGAGTGCTGGTTGTAGTTTGATTCAGTTGAATGGGATGATACATGAATTTATTTCATGGGATGACTTGCATCCTCAAAGCAACGAGATATATTCTGTCTTAAATTGTCTGCAACTCAATTTGAAGCATTCTATAGCCAGTAGATTTTGA
- the LOC104099526 gene encoding sucrose nonfermenting 4-like protein isoform X4, giving the protein MVLITFTWRYGGSQVFLYGSFNGWTDQLLMNLVEGSAAVFQRIIDLPPGYHQYKFLIDGTWQVDQEQLCVQDEYGAINNLIFVKESDSTPSALLREDTQSKLVSGFARSMHLEASSSRGLQLEPVMQLSANEIDVSRRRLFMLLSSSRADGLIPNSGKVFALDSEVAVKQAFHIMYEQGLAVMPLWDERNAKISGMLTASDFILILLKLHGSHSMLSNDELERHTVSAWKYEKFQLHAEVSGPMIPPNRRVLLQAGPDDSLKDVALLLLHNKISAVPLLHSPEDESCVQLLHTACLAGISKHICRHFRHSLEYLPLLQQPVGNLPLGQISSIPILDDNGALINVYSRSDVTSLARSNVYARFRLDQMIMAQVLEVLDEASCDRCRTCTRFDSLYKIMELLSDPITRRIVVIDPNTRHVKGIITLRDVFNLLLS; this is encoded by the exons ATGGTACTAATAACTTTTACATGGCGATATGGTGGTAGTCAAGTTTTCCTCTATGGTTCCTTCAATGG CTGGACTGATCAGCTACTGATGAATTTGGTGGAGGGTTCGGCCGCCGTTTTTCAGAGGATCATTGATCTTCCACCAGGTTATCATCAG TACAAATTCTTGATTGATGGAACCTGGCAAGTCGACCAGGAACAGCTTTGTGTTCAGGATGAATATGGTGCAATCAATAACTTAATATTTGTTAAGGAATCAGATTCCACACCTTCTGCCTTACTAAGAGAGGATACTCAGTCGAAGTTGGTCTCGGGTTTTGCTAGAAGCATGCATCTTGAG GCTTCATCTTCACGTGGACTACAGCTTGAACCAGTCATGCAGTTGTCAGCCAATGAAATAGATGTTTCCCGCCGTCGTCTATTCATGTTGTTGTCATCTTCCCGAGCAGATGGGCTGATTCCAAATTCAGGAAAG GTCTTTGCATTAGATTCTGAAGTGGCTGTTAAACAGGCTTTTCATATCATGTATGAACAG GGACTTGCTGTGATGCCTCTTTGGGATGAGCGGAATGCAAAGATATCGGGAATGCTTACTGCTTCTGatttcattttgatattgttgaag CTCCATGGAAGTCATTCAATGCTGAGCAACGATGAGCTTGAAAGGCACACTGTTTCAGCTTGGAAATACGAAAAATTCCAACTGCATGCAGAAGTGTCAGGGCCTATGATACCTCCAAACAGAAGGGTGTTACTGCAA GCTGGACCTGATGACTCACTGAAAGATGTGGCCCTATTATTATTACACAATAAGATCTCTGCAGTTCCACTTTTACATTCACCAGAAGACGAGTCATGTGTGCAGTTGTTGCATACTGCATGCCTTGCAGGAATATCAAAGC ACATATGCAGGCATTTTAGGCACTCTCTTGAGTATCTGCCTCTTCTGCAGCAACCAGTGGGTAATCTTCCATTAG GTCAGATAAGTTCAATACCTATCCTTGATGATAATGGAGCCCTTATAAATGTGTACTCTCGGAG TGATGTTACCTCTTTGGCGAGAAGCAATGTGTATGCTCGCTTTCGGCTTGACCAGATGATAATGGCTCAA GTCCTGGAGGTCTTAGATGAAGCATCTTGTGATCGTTGTAGGACATGCACACGTTTTGATTCATTGTATAAGATAATGGAGCTCCTTTCAGATCCAA TCACAAGGCGCATTGTGGTCATTGATCCCAATACCCGGCATGTAAAAGGCATAATCACATTGAGAGACGTGTTTAATCTTCTTTTAAGCTGA
- the LOC104099526 gene encoding sucrose nonfermenting 4-like protein isoform X2, producing MVLITFTWRYGGSQVFLYGSFNGWTDQLLMNLVEGSAAVFQRIIDLPPGYHQEQLCVQDEYGAINNLIFVKESDSTPSALLREDTQSKLVSGFARSMHLEASSSRGLQLEPVMQLSANEIDVSRRRLFMLLSSSRADGLIPNSGKVFALDSEVAVKQAFHIMYEQGLAVMPLWDERNAKISGMLTASDFILILLKLHGSHSMLSNDELERHTVSAWKYEKFQLHAEVSGPMIPPNRRVLLQAGPDDSLKDVALLLLHNKISAVPLLHSPEDESCVQLLHTACLAGISKHICRHFRHSLEYLPLLQQPVGNLPLGTWAREVGGRASSRDLLTLYSRDPLSSALKLLIEGQISSIPILDDNGALINVYSRSDVTSLARSNVYARFRLDQMIMAQVLEVLDEASCDRCRTCTRFDSLYKIMELLSDPITRRIVVIDPNTRHVKGIITLRDVFNLLLS from the exons ATGGTACTAATAACTTTTACATGGCGATATGGTGGTAGTCAAGTTTTCCTCTATGGTTCCTTCAATGG CTGGACTGATCAGCTACTGATGAATTTGGTGGAGGGTTCGGCCGCCGTTTTTCAGAGGATCATTGATCTTCCACCAGGTTATCATCAG GAACAGCTTTGTGTTCAGGATGAATATGGTGCAATCAATAACTTAATATTTGTTAAGGAATCAGATTCCACACCTTCTGCCTTACTAAGAGAGGATACTCAGTCGAAGTTGGTCTCGGGTTTTGCTAGAAGCATGCATCTTGAG GCTTCATCTTCACGTGGACTACAGCTTGAACCAGTCATGCAGTTGTCAGCCAATGAAATAGATGTTTCCCGCCGTCGTCTATTCATGTTGTTGTCATCTTCCCGAGCAGATGGGCTGATTCCAAATTCAGGAAAG GTCTTTGCATTAGATTCTGAAGTGGCTGTTAAACAGGCTTTTCATATCATGTATGAACAG GGACTTGCTGTGATGCCTCTTTGGGATGAGCGGAATGCAAAGATATCGGGAATGCTTACTGCTTCTGatttcattttgatattgttgaag CTCCATGGAAGTCATTCAATGCTGAGCAACGATGAGCTTGAAAGGCACACTGTTTCAGCTTGGAAATACGAAAAATTCCAACTGCATGCAGAAGTGTCAGGGCCTATGATACCTCCAAACAGAAGGGTGTTACTGCAA GCTGGACCTGATGACTCACTGAAAGATGTGGCCCTATTATTATTACACAATAAGATCTCTGCAGTTCCACTTTTACATTCACCAGAAGACGAGTCATGTGTGCAGTTGTTGCATACTGCATGCCTTGCAGGAATATCAAAGC ACATATGCAGGCATTTTAGGCACTCTCTTGAGTATCTGCCTCTTCTGCAGCAACCAGTGGGTAATCTTCCATTAGGTACATGGGCAAGAGAAGTTGGTGGAAGGGCAAGCAGCCGTGATTTGTTAACATTATACAGCAGAGATCCCCTTAGTTCTGCTCTTAAATTACTAATAGAAG GTCAGATAAGTTCAATACCTATCCTTGATGATAATGGAGCCCTTATAAATGTGTACTCTCGGAG TGATGTTACCTCTTTGGCGAGAAGCAATGTGTATGCTCGCTTTCGGCTTGACCAGATGATAATGGCTCAA GTCCTGGAGGTCTTAGATGAAGCATCTTGTGATCGTTGTAGGACATGCACACGTTTTGATTCATTGTATAAGATAATGGAGCTCCTTTCAGATCCAA TCACAAGGCGCATTGTGGTCATTGATCCCAATACCCGGCATGTAAAAGGCATAATCACATTGAGAGACGTGTTTAATCTTCTTTTAAGCTGA
- the LOC104099526 gene encoding sucrose nonfermenting 4-like protein isoform X5, whose product MVLITFTWRYGGSQVFLYGSFNGWTDQLLMNLVEGSAAVFQRIIDLPPGYHQYKFLIDGTWQVDQEQLCVQDEYGAINNLIFVKESDSTPSALLREDTQSKLVSGFARSMHLEASSSRGLQLEPVMQLSANEIDVSRRRLFMLLSSSRADGLIPNSGKVFALDSEVAVKQAFHIMYEQGLAVMPLWDERNAKISGMLTASDFILILLKLHGSHSMLSNDELERHTVSAWKYEKFQLHAEVSGPMIPPNRRVLLQAGPDDSLKDVALLLLHNKISAVPLLHSPEDESCVQLLHTACLAGISKHICRHFRHSLEYLPLLQQPVGNLPLGTWAREVGGRASSRDLLTLYSRDPLSSALKLLIEGQISSIPILDDNGALINVYSRR is encoded by the exons ATGGTACTAATAACTTTTACATGGCGATATGGTGGTAGTCAAGTTTTCCTCTATGGTTCCTTCAATGG CTGGACTGATCAGCTACTGATGAATTTGGTGGAGGGTTCGGCCGCCGTTTTTCAGAGGATCATTGATCTTCCACCAGGTTATCATCAG TACAAATTCTTGATTGATGGAACCTGGCAAGTCGACCAGGAACAGCTTTGTGTTCAGGATGAATATGGTGCAATCAATAACTTAATATTTGTTAAGGAATCAGATTCCACACCTTCTGCCTTACTAAGAGAGGATACTCAGTCGAAGTTGGTCTCGGGTTTTGCTAGAAGCATGCATCTTGAG GCTTCATCTTCACGTGGACTACAGCTTGAACCAGTCATGCAGTTGTCAGCCAATGAAATAGATGTTTCCCGCCGTCGTCTATTCATGTTGTTGTCATCTTCCCGAGCAGATGGGCTGATTCCAAATTCAGGAAAG GTCTTTGCATTAGATTCTGAAGTGGCTGTTAAACAGGCTTTTCATATCATGTATGAACAG GGACTTGCTGTGATGCCTCTTTGGGATGAGCGGAATGCAAAGATATCGGGAATGCTTACTGCTTCTGatttcattttgatattgttgaag CTCCATGGAAGTCATTCAATGCTGAGCAACGATGAGCTTGAAAGGCACACTGTTTCAGCTTGGAAATACGAAAAATTCCAACTGCATGCAGAAGTGTCAGGGCCTATGATACCTCCAAACAGAAGGGTGTTACTGCAA GCTGGACCTGATGACTCACTGAAAGATGTGGCCCTATTATTATTACACAATAAGATCTCTGCAGTTCCACTTTTACATTCACCAGAAGACGAGTCATGTGTGCAGTTGTTGCATACTGCATGCCTTGCAGGAATATCAAAGC ACATATGCAGGCATTTTAGGCACTCTCTTGAGTATCTGCCTCTTCTGCAGCAACCAGTGGGTAATCTTCCATTAGGTACATGGGCAAGAGAAGTTGGTGGAAGGGCAAGCAGCCGTGATTTGTTAACATTATACAGCAGAGATCCCCTTAGTTCTGCTCTTAAATTACTAATAGAAG GTCAGATAAGTTCAATACCTATCCTTGATGATAATGGAGCCCTTATAAATGTGTACTCTCGGAGGTAA
- the LOC104099526 gene encoding sucrose nonfermenting 4-like protein isoform X3 yields MVLITFTWRYGGSQVFLYGSFNGWTDQLLMNLVEGSAAVFQRIIDLPPGYHQESDSTPSALLREDTQSKLVSGFARSMHLEASSSRGLQLEPVMQLSANEIDVSRRRLFMLLSSSRADGLIPNSGKVFALDSEVAVKQAFHIMYEQGLAVMPLWDERNAKISGMLTASDFILILLKLHGSHSMLSNDELERHTVSAWKYEKFQLHAEVSGPMIPPNRRVLLQAGPDDSLKDVALLLLHNKISAVPLLHSPEDESCVQLLHTACLAGISKHICRHFRHSLEYLPLLQQPVGNLPLGTWAREVGGRASSRDLLTLYSRDPLSSALKLLIEGQISSIPILDDNGALINVYSRSDVTSLARSNVYARFRLDQMIMAQVLEVLDEASCDRCRTCTRFDSLYKIMELLSDPITRRIVVIDPNTRHVKGIITLRDVFNLLLS; encoded by the exons ATGGTACTAATAACTTTTACATGGCGATATGGTGGTAGTCAAGTTTTCCTCTATGGTTCCTTCAATGG CTGGACTGATCAGCTACTGATGAATTTGGTGGAGGGTTCGGCCGCCGTTTTTCAGAGGATCATTGATCTTCCACCAGGTTATCATCAG GAATCAGATTCCACACCTTCTGCCTTACTAAGAGAGGATACTCAGTCGAAGTTGGTCTCGGGTTTTGCTAGAAGCATGCATCTTGAG GCTTCATCTTCACGTGGACTACAGCTTGAACCAGTCATGCAGTTGTCAGCCAATGAAATAGATGTTTCCCGCCGTCGTCTATTCATGTTGTTGTCATCTTCCCGAGCAGATGGGCTGATTCCAAATTCAGGAAAG GTCTTTGCATTAGATTCTGAAGTGGCTGTTAAACAGGCTTTTCATATCATGTATGAACAG GGACTTGCTGTGATGCCTCTTTGGGATGAGCGGAATGCAAAGATATCGGGAATGCTTACTGCTTCTGatttcattttgatattgttgaag CTCCATGGAAGTCATTCAATGCTGAGCAACGATGAGCTTGAAAGGCACACTGTTTCAGCTTGGAAATACGAAAAATTCCAACTGCATGCAGAAGTGTCAGGGCCTATGATACCTCCAAACAGAAGGGTGTTACTGCAA GCTGGACCTGATGACTCACTGAAAGATGTGGCCCTATTATTATTACACAATAAGATCTCTGCAGTTCCACTTTTACATTCACCAGAAGACGAGTCATGTGTGCAGTTGTTGCATACTGCATGCCTTGCAGGAATATCAAAGC ACATATGCAGGCATTTTAGGCACTCTCTTGAGTATCTGCCTCTTCTGCAGCAACCAGTGGGTAATCTTCCATTAGGTACATGGGCAAGAGAAGTTGGTGGAAGGGCAAGCAGCCGTGATTTGTTAACATTATACAGCAGAGATCCCCTTAGTTCTGCTCTTAAATTACTAATAGAAG GTCAGATAAGTTCAATACCTATCCTTGATGATAATGGAGCCCTTATAAATGTGTACTCTCGGAG TGATGTTACCTCTTTGGCGAGAAGCAATGTGTATGCTCGCTTTCGGCTTGACCAGATGATAATGGCTCAA GTCCTGGAGGTCTTAGATGAAGCATCTTGTGATCGTTGTAGGACATGCACACGTTTTGATTCATTGTATAAGATAATGGAGCTCCTTTCAGATCCAA TCACAAGGCGCATTGTGGTCATTGATCCCAATACCCGGCATGTAAAAGGCATAATCACATTGAGAGACGTGTTTAATCTTCTTTTAAGCTGA
- the LOC104099526 gene encoding sucrose nonfermenting 4-like protein isoform X1: protein MVLITFTWRYGGSQVFLYGSFNGWTDQLLMNLVEGSAAVFQRIIDLPPGYHQYKFLIDGTWQVDQEQLCVQDEYGAINNLIFVKESDSTPSALLREDTQSKLVSGFARSMHLEASSSRGLQLEPVMQLSANEIDVSRRRLFMLLSSSRADGLIPNSGKVFALDSEVAVKQAFHIMYEQGLAVMPLWDERNAKISGMLTASDFILILLKLHGSHSMLSNDELERHTVSAWKYEKFQLHAEVSGPMIPPNRRVLLQAGPDDSLKDVALLLLHNKISAVPLLHSPEDESCVQLLHTACLAGISKHICRHFRHSLEYLPLLQQPVGNLPLGTWAREVGGRASSRDLLTLYSRDPLSSALKLLIEGQISSIPILDDNGALINVYSRSDVTSLARSNVYARFRLDQMIMAQVLEVLDEASCDRCRTCTRFDSLYKIMELLSDPITRRIVVIDPNTRHVKGIITLRDVFNLLLS, encoded by the exons ATGGTACTAATAACTTTTACATGGCGATATGGTGGTAGTCAAGTTTTCCTCTATGGTTCCTTCAATGG CTGGACTGATCAGCTACTGATGAATTTGGTGGAGGGTTCGGCCGCCGTTTTTCAGAGGATCATTGATCTTCCACCAGGTTATCATCAG TACAAATTCTTGATTGATGGAACCTGGCAAGTCGACCAGGAACAGCTTTGTGTTCAGGATGAATATGGTGCAATCAATAACTTAATATTTGTTAAGGAATCAGATTCCACACCTTCTGCCTTACTAAGAGAGGATACTCAGTCGAAGTTGGTCTCGGGTTTTGCTAGAAGCATGCATCTTGAG GCTTCATCTTCACGTGGACTACAGCTTGAACCAGTCATGCAGTTGTCAGCCAATGAAATAGATGTTTCCCGCCGTCGTCTATTCATGTTGTTGTCATCTTCCCGAGCAGATGGGCTGATTCCAAATTCAGGAAAG GTCTTTGCATTAGATTCTGAAGTGGCTGTTAAACAGGCTTTTCATATCATGTATGAACAG GGACTTGCTGTGATGCCTCTTTGGGATGAGCGGAATGCAAAGATATCGGGAATGCTTACTGCTTCTGatttcattttgatattgttgaag CTCCATGGAAGTCATTCAATGCTGAGCAACGATGAGCTTGAAAGGCACACTGTTTCAGCTTGGAAATACGAAAAATTCCAACTGCATGCAGAAGTGTCAGGGCCTATGATACCTCCAAACAGAAGGGTGTTACTGCAA GCTGGACCTGATGACTCACTGAAAGATGTGGCCCTATTATTATTACACAATAAGATCTCTGCAGTTCCACTTTTACATTCACCAGAAGACGAGTCATGTGTGCAGTTGTTGCATACTGCATGCCTTGCAGGAATATCAAAGC ACATATGCAGGCATTTTAGGCACTCTCTTGAGTATCTGCCTCTTCTGCAGCAACCAGTGGGTAATCTTCCATTAGGTACATGGGCAAGAGAAGTTGGTGGAAGGGCAAGCAGCCGTGATTTGTTAACATTATACAGCAGAGATCCCCTTAGTTCTGCTCTTAAATTACTAATAGAAG GTCAGATAAGTTCAATACCTATCCTTGATGATAATGGAGCCCTTATAAATGTGTACTCTCGGAG TGATGTTACCTCTTTGGCGAGAAGCAATGTGTATGCTCGCTTTCGGCTTGACCAGATGATAATGGCTCAA GTCCTGGAGGTCTTAGATGAAGCATCTTGTGATCGTTGTAGGACATGCACACGTTTTGATTCATTGTATAAGATAATGGAGCTCCTTTCAGATCCAA TCACAAGGCGCATTGTGGTCATTGATCCCAATACCCGGCATGTAAAAGGCATAATCACATTGAGAGACGTGTTTAATCTTCTTTTAAGCTGA